The following coding sequences are from one Ramlibacter henchirensis window:
- a CDS encoding thiol:disulfide interchange protein DsbA/DsbL, with protein MNRREFSQGVACVAAVASLGLGPAAWAQKKPEDGSEYKTLDKRVNTEAPAGKIEVVEFFWYACPHCNAFEPQLEAWQKRLPNDVALRRVPVAFRDDFVPQQRLFYTLEAMGKLDEMHRKVFHAIHAEKQPLNKEDLILAWVEKNGVDKAKFQETYNSFAIQTKARRATQLQDAFKVEGVPALGIAGRWYTDGSMAGSMPRAVQVAEYLIAEARKAR; from the coding sequence ATGAACCGACGTGAGTTTTCCCAAGGCGTGGCCTGCGTGGCCGCCGTCGCCAGCCTCGGCCTGGGCCCGGCCGCCTGGGCCCAGAAGAAGCCCGAGGACGGCAGCGAGTACAAGACGCTGGACAAGCGGGTGAACACGGAGGCGCCCGCCGGCAAGATCGAGGTCGTCGAGTTCTTCTGGTACGCCTGTCCGCACTGCAACGCCTTCGAGCCGCAGCTGGAGGCCTGGCAGAAGCGGCTGCCCAACGACGTCGCGCTGCGCCGCGTGCCGGTGGCCTTCCGCGACGACTTCGTGCCGCAGCAGCGCCTGTTCTACACGCTCGAGGCCATGGGCAAGCTCGACGAGATGCACCGCAAGGTCTTCCACGCCATCCACGCCGAGAAGCAGCCCCTGAACAAGGAAGACCTGATCCTGGCGTGGGTCGAGAAGAACGGCGTGGACAAGGCCAAGTTCCAGGAGACCTACAACTCCTTCGCCATCCAGACCAAGGCGCGCCGCGCCACGCAGCTGCAGGACGCGTTCAAGGTCGAGGGCGTGCCCGCGCTGGGCATCGCCGGCCGCTGGTACACCGACGGCTCGATGGCGGGCAGCATGCCGCGCGCGGTGCAGGTGGCCGAGTACCTGATCGCCGAGGCCCGCAAGGCGCGCTGA
- the lptB gene encoding LPS export ABC transporter ATP-binding protein — protein sequence MRVDPAEALRPAGASAGTPSRLEARHLQKAYGSRKVVKDVSLEVDKGEVVGLLGPNGAGKTTSFYMIVGLVRADAGSISIDGRAVEHMPIHRRSRLGLSYLPQEASIFRKLNVADNVRAVLELQHDDHGRALTRDAIERRLDELLADLRVDHLRDSPSVALSGGERRRVEIARALATQPRFILLDEPFAGIDPIAVIEIQRIIGFLKSRGIGVLITDHNVRETLGICDHAYIISDGHVLAQGTPAEIVNNADVRRVYLGEHFRM from the coding sequence GTGAGGGTCGACCCCGCGGAAGCCCTCCGGCCCGCCGGAGCCTCGGCCGGGACACCCAGCCGCCTCGAGGCGCGGCACCTGCAGAAGGCGTACGGCAGCCGCAAGGTGGTCAAGGACGTGTCGCTCGAGGTCGATAAGGGCGAGGTGGTCGGCCTGCTGGGCCCCAATGGTGCTGGCAAGACCACGTCCTTCTACATGATCGTCGGGCTGGTCCGCGCCGACGCAGGCTCCATCTCGATCGATGGCCGCGCGGTGGAGCACATGCCGATCCACCGCCGCTCGCGGCTCGGCCTGTCCTACCTGCCGCAGGAAGCGTCGATCTTCCGCAAGCTCAACGTGGCCGACAACGTGCGAGCGGTGCTGGAACTGCAGCACGACGACCACGGCCGCGCGCTGACGCGCGACGCCATCGAGCGGCGGCTGGACGAGCTGCTGGCGGACCTGCGGGTGGACCACCTGCGCGATTCGCCATCGGTGGCGCTGTCGGGTGGCGAACGGCGGCGGGTGGAGATCGCCCGCGCGCTTGCGACCCAGCCGCGCTTCATCCTGCTGGACGAGCCCTTCGCCGGCATCGACCCGATCGCGGTGATCGAGATCCAGCGGATCATCGGCTTCCTGAAGTCGCGCGGCATCGGCGTGCTCATCACCGACCACAACGTGCGCGAGACGCTGGGCATCTGCGACCACGCGTACATCATCAGCGACGGCCACGTGCTCGCCCAGGGCACGCCGGCCGAGATCGTCAACAACGCGGACGTCCGCCGGGTCTACCTCGGCGAGCATTTCCGCATGTGA
- the lptA gene encoding lipopolysaccharide transport periplasmic protein LptA, giving the protein MRPTLFIAVLAAALGLPAQAERADRSQPMNIEADALRYDDLRQTSVFTGRVVVTKGTIVIRGARIDVRQDAEGFQYGVVTAEPGKRAFYRQKREGVDEWIEGEGEVIEYDGKADRVKFIRRAEMRRYRGATVSDEMVGSLITYDNTTDVFTVDGGPASATPGGRVRAVLSPRESASAPAAPRPATPPAQLRQSPALSEDRR; this is encoded by the coding sequence ATGAGACCCACTCTCTTCATCGCCGTGCTGGCCGCCGCCCTGGGCTTACCCGCCCAGGCCGAGCGCGCGGACCGCAGCCAGCCGATGAACATCGAGGCCGACGCGCTGCGCTATGACGACCTGCGCCAGACGAGCGTGTTCACCGGCCGGGTGGTGGTGACGAAGGGAACCATCGTGATCCGCGGCGCCCGCATCGACGTGCGCCAGGACGCGGAAGGTTTCCAGTACGGCGTCGTCACGGCCGAGCCCGGCAAACGCGCCTTCTACCGCCAGAAGCGAGAAGGCGTGGACGAATGGATCGAGGGCGAGGGCGAGGTGATCGAGTACGACGGCAAGGCCGACCGCGTGAAGTTCATCCGCCGCGCCGAGATGCGCCGCTACCGGGGCGCCACCGTCAGCGACGAGATGGTGGGCAGCCTCATCACCTACGACAACACCACGGACGTTTTCACCGTCGACGGCGGACCGGCCTCCGCGACGCCGGGCGGGCGCGTGCGCGCCGTGCTGTCCCCGCGTGAGTCGGCATCGGCCCCGGCGGCACCGCGGCCGGCCACGCCGCCCGCGCAGCTGCGCCAGAGCCCCGCATTGAGCGAGGACCGCCGGTGA
- a CDS encoding SPOR domain-containing protein: MLNRQRGNVLVGIIIGVVLGLAAALAVAVYVTKVPVPFLSKNPGRTAEQDAAESRKNKDWDPNAPLYGKNPAKPLPPAPAVAAPGAPGAAPAPAQRPAAVASAAPAAPAARSGDPLGDLAAARSSSPGADPFLYFVQVGAFRTPEDAEAQRAKLSLMGVEARVTEREQSGRQVFRVRVGPFDRKDDADLSKQKLEAVGLETALVRVQR, from the coding sequence ATGTTGAACAGACAGCGTGGCAATGTGCTCGTGGGCATCATCATCGGCGTGGTGCTGGGCCTGGCGGCCGCGCTCGCCGTGGCGGTGTACGTCACCAAGGTGCCGGTCCCCTTCCTGAGCAAGAACCCGGGCCGCACGGCCGAGCAGGACGCGGCCGAGTCGCGCAAGAACAAGGACTGGGATCCCAACGCGCCGCTGTACGGCAAGAACCCGGCCAAGCCACTGCCGCCCGCGCCCGCGGTGGCTGCACCGGGCGCTCCCGGCGCGGCGCCGGCCCCGGCCCAGCGCCCCGCAGCGGTCGCGTCCGCGGCACCGGCAGCGCCCGCCGCTCGGTCGGGCGACCCGCTGGGCGACCTGGCTGCGGCGCGTTCGTCCAGCCCGGGCGCCGATCCATTCCTGTACTTCGTCCAGGTCGGCGCCTTCCGCACGCCCGAGGACGCCGAGGCCCAGCGCGCCAAGCTGTCGCTCATGGGCGTGGAGGCGCGTGTGACCGAGCGCGAGCAGTCCGGCCGCCAGGTGTTCCGCGTGCGCGTGGGCCCGTTCGACCGCAAGGACGACGCCGATCTGAGCAAGCAGAAGCTCGAGGCCGTGGGCCTGGAGACCGCGCTGGTGCGCGTGCAGCGCTGA